The Aythya fuligula isolate bAytFul2 chromosome 2, bAytFul2.pri, whole genome shotgun sequence genome contains a region encoding:
- the OTULIN gene encoding ubiquitin thioesterase otulin isoform X1 — translation MNGGRAAASCPPRGSGAPGSQGSFQGWMAEPRSRAAGAEQPQVARRGGGAAVSPGEPGPANAAAEQKGRSAAERRRECVRRSTGGPEEMSRTTSLAAEEDASRNCEMYLPAYCNPSAMEISLDSEEDMYRDAEEIEREKMLLGCKTSSSEYKPSVAPEMDIMEYCRKEWRGNTPVAKRMRKGYEAVAQKFASIRRVRGDNYCALRATLFQALSQSTQLPTWLQSEDFTKLPENLLSKYDWIKQWQLKQKLGRKMGEISDEIKEYLMLLRKKWKYISEIKGPIEKQEACDKLFKNEEEEYSLYEALKFLMLNTAIELYNDDKNGRRVPVFSWLLFARDTSSNPCQLMHNHLNQIGHSGGLEQVEMFLLAYALQYTIQVYRLYKYSTDEFITLYPNDPEEDWPVVTLITEDDRHYNIPVRMCQETKL, via the exons aTGAacggcgggcgggcggccgccTCCTGCCCTCCGCGGGGCTCCGGGGCGCCCGGAAG CCAGGGTAGCTTCCAGGGGTGGATGGCAGAGCCTCGCAGCCGTGCAGCCGGGGCGGAGCAGCCGCAGGTGGCGAGGCGCGGCGGGGGAGCTGCGGTGTCTCCTGGTGAGCCCGGCCCAGCAAACGCAGCTGCCGAGCAGAAAGGGCGATCTGCAGCGGAAAGGAGGAGAGAATGTGTACGCAGAAGCACTGGGGGACCTGAGGAGATGAGTAGGACTACATCGCTTGCAGCAGAGGAGGATGCTTCAAGAAATTGTGAAATGTATTTACCTGCGTATTGTAATCCTTCAGCGATGGAGATATCTCTGGACAg TGAGGAGGACATGTATCGCGATGCAGaagaaatagagagagagaaaatgctaCTTGGTTGCAAGACAAGTTCTTCAG AATATAAACCAAGTGTTGCACCCGAAATGGATATCATGGAGTATTGCAGAAAAGAATGGAGAGGAAATACACCAGTAGCgaaaaggatgagaaaa GGATATGAAGCAGTTGCTCAGAAATTTGCATCAATAAGGAGAGTACGTGGTGATAACTATTGTGCTCTCAGAGCAACTCTGTTCCAGGCACTAAGTCAATCTACTCAGCTACCAACCTGGCTGCAGAGTGAGGATTTTACTAAG CTTCCCGAGAACTTGTTGAGCAAATATGATTGGATCAAGCAGTGGCAGCTAAAACAGAAACTAGGCAGGAAGATGGGAGAAATAAgtgatgaaataaaagaatatttaatgcTACTAAggaaaaag tgGAAGTATATAAGTGAAATCAAGGGTCCTATTGAGAAGCAAGAAGCATGTgataaattgtttaaaaatgaagaggaggagTACAGTCTGTATGAAGCTCTGAAGTTTTTGATGCTTAACACAGCCATTGAGTTATACAATGATGATAAAAATGGAAGGAGAGTTCCTGTTTTCTCATGGTTACTGTTTGCACGGGATACATCCAGCAACCCTTGTCAGTTAATGCATAATCACTTGAACCAAATAGGTCACAGCGGAGGCCTCGAACAA GTGGAAATGTTTCTCCTCGCCTATGCTCTGCAGTACACCATCCAAGTGTATCGGCTGTATAAGTATAGTACGGATGAGTTCATCACACTTTATCCCAATGACCCAGAGGAGGACTGGCCTGTGGTGACTCTCATAACTGAAGATGACAGACACTATAATATTCCAGTCAGAATGTGCCAAGAAACTAAGTTATAA
- the OTULIN gene encoding ubiquitin thioesterase otulin isoform X2: MAEPRSRAAGAEQPQVARRGGGAAVSPGEPGPANAAAEQKGRSAAERRRECVRRSTGGPEEMSRTTSLAAEEDASRNCEMYLPAYCNPSAMEISLDSEEDMYRDAEEIEREKMLLGCKTSSSEYKPSVAPEMDIMEYCRKEWRGNTPVAKRMRKGYEAVAQKFASIRRVRGDNYCALRATLFQALSQSTQLPTWLQSEDFTKLPENLLSKYDWIKQWQLKQKLGRKMGEISDEIKEYLMLLRKKWKYISEIKGPIEKQEACDKLFKNEEEEYSLYEALKFLMLNTAIELYNDDKNGRRVPVFSWLLFARDTSSNPCQLMHNHLNQIGHSGGLEQVEMFLLAYALQYTIQVYRLYKYSTDEFITLYPNDPEEDWPVVTLITEDDRHYNIPVRMCQETKL, from the exons ATGGCAGAGCCTCGCAGCCGTGCAGCCGGGGCGGAGCAGCCGCAGGTGGCGAGGCGCGGCGGGGGAGCTGCGGTGTCTCCTGGTGAGCCCGGCCCAGCAAACGCAGCTGCCGAGCAGAAAGGGCGATCTGCAGCGGAAAGGAGGAGAGAATGTGTACGCAGAAGCACTGGGGGACCTGAGGAGATGAGTAGGACTACATCGCTTGCAGCAGAGGAGGATGCTTCAAGAAATTGTGAAATGTATTTACCTGCGTATTGTAATCCTTCAGCGATGGAGATATCTCTGGACAg TGAGGAGGACATGTATCGCGATGCAGaagaaatagagagagagaaaatgctaCTTGGTTGCAAGACAAGTTCTTCAG AATATAAACCAAGTGTTGCACCCGAAATGGATATCATGGAGTATTGCAGAAAAGAATGGAGAGGAAATACACCAGTAGCgaaaaggatgagaaaa GGATATGAAGCAGTTGCTCAGAAATTTGCATCAATAAGGAGAGTACGTGGTGATAACTATTGTGCTCTCAGAGCAACTCTGTTCCAGGCACTAAGTCAATCTACTCAGCTACCAACCTGGCTGCAGAGTGAGGATTTTACTAAG CTTCCCGAGAACTTGTTGAGCAAATATGATTGGATCAAGCAGTGGCAGCTAAAACAGAAACTAGGCAGGAAGATGGGAGAAATAAgtgatgaaataaaagaatatttaatgcTACTAAggaaaaag tgGAAGTATATAAGTGAAATCAAGGGTCCTATTGAGAAGCAAGAAGCATGTgataaattgtttaaaaatgaagaggaggagTACAGTCTGTATGAAGCTCTGAAGTTTTTGATGCTTAACACAGCCATTGAGTTATACAATGATGATAAAAATGGAAGGAGAGTTCCTGTTTTCTCATGGTTACTGTTTGCACGGGATACATCCAGCAACCCTTGTCAGTTAATGCATAATCACTTGAACCAAATAGGTCACAGCGGAGGCCTCGAACAA GTGGAAATGTTTCTCCTCGCCTATGCTCTGCAGTACACCATCCAAGTGTATCGGCTGTATAAGTATAGTACGGATGAGTTCATCACACTTTATCCCAATGACCCAGAGGAGGACTGGCCTGTGGTGACTCTCATAACTGAAGATGACAGACACTATAATATTCCAGTCAGAATGTGCCAAGAAACTAAGTTATAA